A window of Exiguobacterium sp. FSL W8-0210 contains these coding sequences:
- the galE gene encoding UDP-glucose 4-epimerase GalE gives MATLVVGGAGYIGSHAVYQLIDAGKDVVVIDHLQSGHREAVHPQARLYEGDIRDRAFLDRVFTEEAIEQVIHFAAFSLVGESMTEPLRYFDNNVYGTQVLLEAMIDHDIKQIVFSSTAATYGEQEQMPILETAETRPTNAYGETKLMMEKMMRWSEQAYGLRYVALRYFNVAGARVTGEIGEDHTPETHLIPLVLEVANRQRSEISIYGDDYPTPDGTCIRDYIHVEDLIDAHMRALDHLADGNESTVFNLGSSQGFSVREIIEAARRVTGHPIPERIIERRAGDPSILIAGSAKAKEVLGWTPQRTDIETIIRDAWNWHAHHPEGYRTSVR, from the coding sequence ATGGCAACTTTAGTCGTAGGTGGAGCTGGTTATATCGGCTCCCATGCTGTCTATCAATTGATTGATGCCGGAAAGGATGTCGTCGTCATCGACCATCTGCAGTCCGGTCACCGTGAAGCGGTTCATCCGCAGGCACGTCTATATGAAGGAGACATACGCGATCGTGCTTTTCTCGATCGTGTCTTTACGGAAGAGGCGATTGAACAGGTCATCCATTTCGCTGCTTTTTCACTCGTTGGCGAGTCGATGACGGAACCATTACGCTACTTTGATAACAACGTTTACGGAACACAAGTGTTGCTCGAAGCGATGATTGACCATGACATTAAACAGATCGTCTTTTCTTCGACGGCAGCCACATACGGGGAACAGGAGCAGATGCCGATTCTCGAGACAGCGGAAACGCGTCCGACGAATGCGTATGGTGAGACGAAGTTGATGATGGAGAAGATGATGCGATGGTCTGAACAAGCATATGGCTTACGTTATGTCGCATTACGTTACTTCAACGTTGCGGGTGCGCGTGTAACAGGAGAAATCGGGGAAGATCATACGCCGGAAACCCATCTGATCCCACTCGTCCTCGAAGTTGCCAACCGACAACGGTCAGAAATTTCGATCTATGGCGATGATTATCCAACGCCTGACGGTACCTGCATTCGTGATTACATCCATGTCGAGGACTTGATCGACGCACATATGCGAGCACTTGATCATTTGGCTGATGGAAACGAGAGTACGGTCTTTAACCTCGGTTCAAGCCAAGGGTTTTCCGTTCGGGAAATCATTGAAGCAGCTCGTCGCGTGACGGGACATCCGATTCCAGAACGGATCATTGAACGTCGTGCAGGGGATCCGAGTATCTTAATCGCCGGATCTGCCAAAGCAAAAGAAGTTCTCGGCTGGACACCACAACGCACCGACATCGAAACGATCATCCGTGATGCTTGGAATTGGCATGCACATCATCCAGAAGGGTACCGGACGAGCGTTCGTTAA
- a CDS encoding YgdI/YgdR family lipoprotein gives MKFKKTKLVAAASVLTLSAFLAACGGEDEQQTKTKDGKTIV, from the coding sequence ATGAAATTCAAAAAAACGAAACTCGTTGCTGCAGCATCAGTCCTAACATTATCCGCATTCCTCGCCGCTTGTGGTGGCGAAGACGAGCAACAAACGAAAACAAAAGACGGTAAGACGATCGTATGA
- a CDS encoding methylated-DNA--[protein]-cysteine S-methyltransferase, with protein sequence MELYFTRLHWNTHTFPVAATADGLCYVGAWDEPEELFDDWSRKHFPRADRIASDTALAPYTEQLLAYLNQQSTTLSFPIAPVGTPFQLEVWHALRAVPYGQTATYSDIAERLFRPNATRAIGTAIGKNRLLLAIPCHRIIGKKGDLLGYHGGLNMKRTLLALEQRL encoded by the coding sequence ATGGAACTGTACTTCACTCGTTTGCACTGGAATACGCATACGTTTCCGGTCGCTGCTACAGCAGATGGTCTCTGTTATGTTGGCGCTTGGGATGAACCGGAGGAGTTATTCGACGACTGGTCGCGGAAACACTTCCCCCGAGCCGATCGGATTGCTTCTGACACCGCGCTTGCTCCATATACGGAGCAACTGCTGGCCTACTTGAATCAGCAGTCGACGACACTCTCCTTTCCGATCGCACCAGTCGGTACTCCGTTTCAACTTGAAGTCTGGCATGCTCTACGTGCGGTACCGTACGGTCAAACCGCCACCTACTCCGATATCGCGGAACGTCTTTTCCGACCGAACGCTACTCGCGCGATTGGCACGGCAATCGGCAAAAATCGATTACTGCTTGCGATCCCGTGTCACCGGATTATCGGCAAAAAAGGCGATTTGCTTGGCTATCATGGCGGACTAAATATGAAGCGGACGCTACTCGCGCTCGAGCAACGTCTGTGA
- the pdhA gene encoding pyruvate dehydrogenase (acetyl-transferring) E1 component subunit alpha, whose product MEQHFPIQRIIDEEGRIIDASKEHDLTKELALTLYEQMHRIRTFDRKAINLQRQGRLGTYAPFEGQEAAQVGSALALSEQDWLFPTYRDHGATLTFGADMVRTLLYWNGRVEGCVPSEKHIFPPAVPIATQIPHAVGAAWAEKRKGTTNVAVAYFGDGATSEGDFHEGMNFASVFQAPVILFNQNNQFAISVPIEKQMHSETIAQKAIAYGMPSVRIDGNDAFAVYFTMQAAVARARSGGGPTLIEAVTWRFGAHTTADDPTKYRDQARSRDRVDPLDRLEQFLQHQGYFDETWMQQLQERHQAEVEAAVTAMEQFKAPDVNDLFDHTYATLPVDVQQQKEAYLLARGK is encoded by the coding sequence ATGGAGCAACATTTTCCGATTCAACGCATCATCGATGAAGAAGGTCGTATCATCGACGCCTCAAAAGAACACGATCTGACGAAAGAGCTCGCCCTCACCCTATATGAACAGATGCATCGGATCCGGACGTTCGACCGGAAGGCGATCAACTTACAACGCCAAGGGCGCCTCGGCACTTATGCACCGTTCGAAGGACAAGAGGCAGCGCAAGTCGGTAGTGCACTGGCGTTGTCAGAGCAGGACTGGTTATTCCCGACGTACCGAGATCACGGTGCGACGTTGACGTTCGGTGCCGACATGGTGCGGACCCTTCTCTACTGGAACGGTCGTGTCGAAGGTTGCGTGCCGTCTGAGAAACACATCTTCCCTCCTGCCGTTCCGATTGCGACGCAAATTCCGCATGCCGTCGGCGCCGCGTGGGCGGAAAAACGAAAAGGTACGACGAACGTCGCGGTCGCCTACTTTGGTGACGGGGCGACGTCTGAAGGCGACTTCCACGAAGGGATGAACTTCGCGAGTGTCTTCCAAGCACCAGTCATTCTGTTCAACCAAAACAATCAATTCGCGATTTCTGTTCCGATCGAAAAACAGATGCATTCCGAAACGATCGCACAAAAAGCGATCGCCTACGGGATGCCAAGCGTCCGAATCGATGGGAACGATGCATTTGCCGTCTATTTCACGATGCAAGCAGCCGTTGCGCGTGCCCGTTCTGGCGGTGGACCAACATTGATTGAAGCCGTCACATGGCGATTTGGTGCGCATACGACAGCAGACGATCCAACGAAATACCGTGATCAAGCCCGCTCGCGTGACCGGGTCGATCCGCTCGATCGACTTGAACAGTTCTTACAACATCAAGGCTACTTTGACGAAACCTGGATGCAACAGCTGCAGGAACGGCACCAGGCAGAAGTCGAAGCGGCAGTAACTGCGATGGAGCAATTCAAGGCACCAGACGTCAATGATCTGTTCGACCATACGTACGCGACCTTACCGGTTGATGTCCAGCAACAAAAAGAAGCGTATCTGCTAGCAAGGGGGAAATGA
- a CDS encoding dihydrolipoamide acetyltransferase family protein gives MIEVKLHDVGEGMTEGEIAHYLVQVGDHVTTDQPVVEVATDKMVAELPAPVSGIVKEIIIPVGQTVQVGTTLLHIEASNASDMPVAVTPEASPAPEPASVAVTAPPVQVSPAKRVLATPYTRKIARDHGIDIETVTASDPSGRVSEDDVLRFVQTATAPQETASPIIEEVTYQETSPETIPFRGIRKQIAKKMTQSLYTIPHVTHFEEVDMTRLLALRAEWKAAGRNINVNAFFIKALIVALKEYPVFHAKLDEANACIRLEQDFHFGMATETPDGLMVPVIRHADQLSLTELHEQLVALQQRAQNGALRAADLKPSTFTMSNVGPLGSTGATPIINYPETALIAFHKTKKRACVDENDQIVVRSMMNLSMSFDHRVADGATAVAFTNRFVSLIEHPTTLLLELI, from the coding sequence ATGATCGAAGTTAAATTGCATGATGTCGGTGAAGGAATGACAGAAGGTGAAATCGCCCATTATCTCGTTCAAGTCGGAGACCATGTCACGACGGATCAACCGGTCGTCGAGGTCGCGACCGATAAGATGGTCGCCGAACTACCGGCTCCCGTCTCCGGAATCGTCAAGGAAATCATCATCCCGGTCGGTCAGACGGTGCAAGTCGGTACGACGTTATTGCACATCGAAGCAAGTAACGCTTCCGACATGCCAGTCGCGGTAACACCTGAAGCGTCGCCCGCTCCTGAACCAGCATCGGTTGCTGTCACCGCCCCACCTGTTCAAGTTTCTCCAGCAAAACGGGTCCTTGCGACACCATATACACGAAAAATCGCTCGTGATCACGGGATTGATATCGAAACTGTCACGGCTTCCGATCCATCAGGTCGCGTCTCGGAGGACGATGTGCTTCGCTTCGTCCAGACTGCTACTGCTCCACAAGAGACAGCTTCGCCGATCATTGAAGAGGTCACGTACCAAGAGACCTCACCGGAAACGATTCCGTTCCGCGGCATTCGCAAGCAAATCGCGAAAAAAATGACCCAGTCGCTGTACACGATTCCCCATGTCACTCACTTCGAGGAAGTCGACATGACGCGTTTGCTTGCACTACGTGCCGAATGGAAAGCAGCTGGACGAAACATCAACGTCAACGCCTTCTTCATTAAAGCCTTGATTGTTGCCTTAAAAGAGTATCCTGTCTTTCATGCCAAACTCGATGAAGCAAATGCATGTATTCGATTAGAGCAGGATTTCCACTTTGGCATGGCAACCGAAACACCGGACGGGTTGATGGTTCCGGTCATCCGTCATGCCGATCAGCTCTCACTGACGGAACTGCATGAACAATTGGTCGCGTTGCAACAACGTGCTCAAAACGGTGCCTTGCGCGCAGCGGACTTAAAACCAAGCACTTTTACGATGAGTAATGTCGGTCCACTCGGTAGTACGGGAGCAACACCGATCATCAACTATCCGGAGACAGCACTGATTGCCTTCCATAAGACGAAAAAACGAGCCTGTGTCGATGAGAATGATCAAATCGTCGTTCGCTCGATGATGAATTTGTCGATGTCGTTCGATCATCGTGTCGCAGACGGGGCAACGGCTGTTGCCTTTACGAACCGATTCGTGTCACTGATTGAACATCCGACTACCCTACTTTTGGAGTTGATCTAA
- a CDS encoding aldose epimerase family protein, with amino-acid sequence MTRLLEKELIRHTLRQEGIEVTLWNYGGIIQDIRTIDRDGHLESVVLGLETVKDYQQHSPYFGAIVGRVAGRIGQARFEVEGKVYPLVANDGANHLHGGIHGFDQAWFDVIEATDTLFHLRLKSPNGEEGYPGTVTLDVFYRLKDTTLTLEMSAVTDQTTPLNLTNHTYFNLSGNAKRDVLDHVLTLPSDCYLPVQPDGLPTGEQRVVSGTPFDFRNGQSIRDGITLEHPETIAVGNGYDHPFVLRDDTLRLEDPVSGRFVDVTTNQPTVVLYTGTQLLTDYTVHGVPARPSLGLCLEAQVHPNAIHESDFPSILLSPGETYHWKTAYHFSVVS; translated from the coding sequence ATGACACGACTACTTGAGAAAGAGTTGATTCGACATACATTACGTCAGGAAGGTATCGAAGTGACACTCTGGAACTATGGCGGCATTATCCAGGACATCCGGACGATTGATCGGGATGGTCATTTGGAAAGCGTCGTCTTAGGTCTAGAGACGGTGAAAGACTATCAACAACACTCGCCGTACTTCGGGGCAATCGTCGGACGCGTCGCTGGTCGAATCGGGCAGGCACGTTTCGAAGTAGAGGGAAAAGTCTATCCGCTCGTCGCAAATGACGGGGCGAATCATCTGCATGGTGGAATTCACGGATTTGATCAAGCGTGGTTTGATGTCATCGAAGCGACGGATACATTATTCCATTTGCGCTTAAAAAGTCCAAACGGAGAAGAAGGTTATCCGGGAACAGTTACACTCGATGTGTTTTATCGACTAAAAGATACGACATTGACACTTGAGATGTCGGCGGTGACGGATCAGACGACACCACTCAATCTGACGAATCATACGTACTTCAACTTATCGGGAAATGCGAAGCGGGATGTGTTAGATCATGTCTTGACGTTACCAAGCGACTGCTACTTACCGGTCCAGCCAGACGGCTTACCGACAGGGGAACAACGGGTCGTCTCCGGAACCCCGTTCGATTTCCGGAACGGTCAGTCGATTCGTGACGGGATTACGCTTGAGCATCCCGAGACGATTGCTGTTGGAAACGGCTATGATCATCCCTTCGTATTACGGGATGACACACTTCGACTTGAAGATCCGGTGTCCGGTCGTTTCGTCGACGTGACAACGAATCAGCCGACGGTCGTGCTCTATACGGGAACGCAACTGCTGACCGATTATACAGTTCATGGTGTTCCTGCTCGACCGTCGCTCGGTTTATGTCTTGAAGCACAAGTGCATCCAAATGCAATCCATGAATCTGATTTTCCATCAATCCTGTTATCACCTGGTGAGACCTACCACTGGAAAACAGCTTATCATTTTAGTGTAGTATCTTGA
- a CDS encoding UDP-glucose--hexose-1-phosphate uridylyltransferase: MNELIQQLVAQAIQERLIEPEDMIYTRNRILAQVGQDDFEEMTDVPSRPIPDILDDMIEVLIVSGQLPARLEDKEQFAADVMDIFVARPSDVTATFRRLYAESPVAATDYFYQLSQASNYIQTKRIAKNKRYQADTAYGTIDVTINLSKPEKDPREIAAVRTEAPTTSNYPTCLLCVENVGYAGRANHPARANHRVVPLTLMEESWALQYSPYVYYNEHSIILSQEHRDMVINRDAFARLIAFVEQFPHYFAGSNADLPIVGGSILTHDHYQGGRYTFAMDQANALTSFTFPDQPTVTGETLHWPLSVLRLKSKDASALLNAATTVYETWLMYTDESQEIRSHTGETRHNTVTPIARQRDGQFELDLVLRNNRTSAEHPDGIFHTHADIHHIKRENIGLIEVMGLAVLPARLLQELQQVEQFITGEVDEVAAAHADWAQELKQAYVGQHVTTYVEQAVAAKFVRGLEDCGVFKQTEEGQAAFGRFVQLVTRQPVEEQR; this comes from the coding sequence ATGAATGAACTTATCCAACAGTTAGTAGCGCAAGCGATCCAGGAACGATTGATTGAACCGGAAGATATGATCTATACTCGGAACCGGATTCTAGCACAAGTCGGTCAAGATGACTTTGAAGAAATGACCGACGTACCATCTCGCCCGATTCCAGATATATTGGATGACATGATTGAAGTGTTGATCGTAAGTGGACAGTTACCGGCACGTCTTGAAGACAAAGAGCAGTTCGCAGCAGATGTGATGGATATCTTCGTCGCCCGTCCGTCTGACGTGACAGCGACGTTCCGTCGTCTGTACGCTGAATCACCGGTAGCGGCGACAGATTACTTCTATCAACTGAGTCAAGCGAGCAATTACATCCAAACGAAGCGGATCGCTAAAAATAAACGCTATCAAGCGGATACGGCTTACGGGACGATCGATGTCACGATCAACTTATCGAAGCCGGAAAAAGATCCACGTGAAATCGCGGCAGTTCGGACGGAAGCACCGACGACGTCGAACTATCCGACCTGTCTGTTGTGCGTCGAAAATGTCGGCTACGCGGGTCGTGCGAATCATCCGGCCCGTGCGAATCACCGGGTTGTTCCGCTGACACTGATGGAAGAATCGTGGGCACTGCAATACTCACCATACGTCTACTACAATGAACATAGCATCATCCTGTCGCAGGAACATCGTGACATGGTCATCAATCGGGATGCATTTGCAAGGCTGATTGCCTTCGTTGAGCAGTTTCCACATTACTTCGCTGGTTCGAACGCTGACCTGCCGATCGTCGGTGGATCGATCCTGACGCATGATCATTATCAGGGCGGACGCTATACGTTTGCGATGGACCAAGCAAACGCTTTAACATCCTTTACGTTCCCGGATCAGCCGACAGTCACTGGGGAGACATTACACTGGCCACTGAGTGTGTTGCGTCTGAAGAGTAAAGATGCGTCGGCATTACTCAATGCTGCGACGACCGTCTATGAGACATGGTTGATGTACACGGATGAGAGTCAAGAGATCCGTTCACATACAGGCGAGACGCGACACAATACCGTGACGCCGATCGCTCGTCAACGCGACGGACAATTCGAGCTCGATCTCGTCTTGCGGAATAACCGGACGTCAGCAGAACATCCGGACGGTATTTTTCATACACATGCCGATATTCATCACATCAAACGGGAAAATATCGGTTTGATCGAGGTGATGGGACTGGCAGTCTTACCGGCACGTTTGCTCCAAGAATTGCAACAGGTCGAACAGTTCATCACAGGCGAAGTCGACGAAGTAGCAGCCGCTCATGCTGACTGGGCACAGGAACTAAAACAAGCGTATGTCGGACAACATGTCACGACATACGTCGAGCAAGCAGTTGCTGCAAAATTCGTACGTGGTCTTGAGGACTGTGGTGTCTTTAAACAGACAGAGGAAGGTCAGGCGGCGTTCGGGCGATTCGTTCAACTCGTGACGCGCCAACCAGTGGAGGAACAACGATGA
- a CDS encoding dihydrolipoyl dehydrogenase family protein: MVVGELTQERDLLIIGGGPAGYTAAIRAAQGGRNVTLIEQAELGGLCLNRGCIPSKVYAHAAEEMLRLPHLEDLGFTAPAVHDFSKLNAYRNRVVQQLRQGVVALCQANQIEHISGAASFLSEDRIGVESGHQFDTYRFQDVIIATGSHSIQHEESCRLNAEQLYQLEQLPESLLIIGSDTLALEAAACFHALGTEVTLFADQLSLEPSLEKELKRTFKKQKIRLVSDVVTRIEASSDATVTIMKNGEEVAYQGAYLFQSLSRIPNSLTLGLERIGVTLAEDGTIPVDATGRTNQPHIYAIGDVTPGPQLAIRAIHEAKRTAAHLAGQDVDSTTPYYPTVLRTFPPIASVGMTEQEAVEAGHAVQSGQFPLNANGATTIEGGSGFVKVIADEQTSLILGIHMIGDDAHRLVGQFTQALELTAKREDLLFPVMAHPSRGEALTESMEALFGQSIHLPPRQQVGSRA, from the coding sequence ATGGTTGTTGGCGAACTTACACAAGAACGGGATCTCCTGATCATCGGTGGAGGTCCCGCAGGTTATACGGCAGCGATTCGCGCAGCACAAGGCGGTCGAAACGTTACATTGATTGAACAAGCTGAACTCGGTGGACTGTGTTTGAACAGAGGCTGTATCCCGTCCAAGGTCTATGCACATGCAGCAGAAGAGATGTTACGCTTGCCGCACCTTGAAGACCTTGGATTCACCGCCCCTGCTGTCCATGATTTCAGCAAACTGAATGCTTACCGGAATCGTGTCGTGCAACAATTACGTCAAGGCGTGGTCGCCCTCTGTCAGGCGAATCAGATTGAGCATATCTCTGGTGCAGCCTCCTTCCTGTCAGAGGACCGGATCGGCGTCGAGTCGGGACATCAGTTTGATACGTACCGGTTCCAGGACGTCATCATTGCGACCGGCAGTCACAGCATCCAGCACGAGGAATCGTGCCGCTTGAATGCCGAACAGCTTTATCAACTCGAGCAACTACCAGAGAGCTTATTGATCATTGGATCTGACACGCTAGCACTCGAAGCGGCCGCCTGTTTTCATGCACTTGGGACAGAGGTGACGTTGTTCGCGGATCAATTGTCACTCGAGCCAAGCCTTGAAAAGGAACTGAAGCGGACATTCAAAAAACAAAAAATCCGTCTCGTGTCGGATGTCGTGACACGTATCGAGGCTTCATCGGACGCGACCGTCACCATCATGAAAAACGGAGAAGAAGTCGCCTATCAGGGTGCCTATCTGTTCCAGTCTCTTTCCCGGATCCCGAACAGTTTGACACTCGGTCTCGAACGGATTGGTGTGACGCTTGCAGAAGACGGGACGATTCCAGTTGACGCAACTGGACGAACGAATCAACCGCATATTTACGCAATTGGTGATGTCACACCAGGTCCACAGCTCGCCATCCGTGCGATTCATGAAGCGAAGCGAACGGCAGCTCACTTGGCTGGTCAAGACGTCGATTCAACGACACCGTATTATCCGACGGTTCTACGGACCTTCCCACCGATCGCTTCGGTCGGGATGACGGAACAAGAAGCAGTCGAAGCTGGACATGCTGTTCAGAGCGGACAGTTCCCGCTGAATGCAAACGGAGCGACGACGATTGAAGGTGGCAGTGGGTTCGTCAAGGTCATTGCTGACGAGCAAACATCACTGATCCTTGGTATTCACATGATTGGGGACGATGCCCATCGTCTCGTCGGACAATTCACCCAAGCGCTGGAACTGACAGCAAAACGGGAGGATCTTCTCTTCCCTGTCATGGCCCATCCGAGTCGGGGCGAAGCCTTGACGGAATCGATGGAAGCCTTATTTGGTCAATCAATCCATCTTCCACCGCGGCAACAAGTCGGTTCGCGCGCGTAA
- a CDS encoding alpha-ketoacid dehydrogenase subunit beta encodes MATPINRQTEMTLVQAVTDALRTKLSEDETTLVLGEDVGKNGGVFRATDGLQEEFGEDRIVDTPLSEAGIVGTSIGLAINGFKPIVEIQFLGFIYPAYEQIMTHVSRIRMRTMGRYSVPMVIRAPYGAGIRAPEIHSDSTEALFTSMPGLKVVCPATPYDAKGLLIAAIEDPDPVLFLESMRSYRSFKEVVPSESYTVEIGKARCVSEGTDVTLIAWGAMVQIAQKAATAAQERGISCEVLDLRTLYPLDRETIAASVQKTGRAVIVHEAAAMGGLGNDLVTLINDTAFLYLRAPIARVTGFDVPVPLFALEDHYIPTPERVLATIQRTVEF; translated from the coding sequence ATGGCAACACCAATCAATCGTCAAACAGAGATGACACTCGTTCAAGCTGTCACGGATGCCCTGCGGACAAAATTGTCGGAGGATGAGACAACCCTCGTTCTTGGAGAAGACGTCGGAAAAAACGGTGGTGTCTTCCGAGCGACGGACGGCTTACAAGAAGAGTTCGGGGAAGACCGGATCGTCGATACACCGCTCAGTGAAGCCGGCATCGTCGGTACGTCGATCGGTCTTGCCATCAATGGCTTTAAACCGATCGTCGAGATTCAATTTCTCGGCTTCATCTACCCTGCCTATGAACAAATCATGACGCACGTCTCCCGGATCCGGATGCGAACGATGGGACGGTACAGTGTGCCGATGGTCATCCGTGCGCCTTATGGTGCCGGCATCCGGGCCCCGGAAATCCATTCCGACAGCACAGAAGCGCTCTTTACATCGATGCCTGGTCTCAAGGTCGTCTGCCCGGCGACGCCATACGATGCAAAAGGGTTATTGATTGCTGCGATTGAAGATCCAGATCCCGTGTTGTTCCTTGAGTCGATGCGCAGTTACCGCTCATTCAAAGAAGTCGTACCGAGCGAATCGTATACCGTTGAAATCGGAAAAGCGCGCTGCGTCAGCGAAGGGACGGACGTGACGTTGATCGCCTGGGGAGCAATGGTTCAAATAGCCCAAAAGGCAGCAACGGCTGCTCAAGAACGCGGGATTTCTTGCGAAGTCCTCGACTTACGAACACTCTATCCGCTCGATCGGGAAACGATCGCTGCTTCCGTTCAAAAGACGGGTCGTGCCGTCATCGTCCATGAAGCCGCAGCAATGGGTGGTCTCGGGAATGATCTCGTCACGTTGATCAACGATACGGCGTTTCTTTATTTACGGGCACCAATTGCCCGCGTGACCGGTTTTGATGTTCCGGTCCCGCTGTTCGCCCTCGAAGACCATTACATTCCGACGCCAGAACGTGTCCTTGCGACGATTCAGCGTACGGTCGAGTTTTAA
- a CDS encoding galactokinase — protein sequence MTNQTLEAQFEQRFGSPSTHRFFAPGRINLIGEHTDYNGGHVFPCALTFGTHAIARKRDDQRFRFYSLNFEQDGIIEVALEELAYDAKHGWANYAKGMISVLQEAGYRINTGCDILIQGDIPNGAGLSSSASLELVIGVLLDRLYGLDIPRLDLVRFGQQVENRYIGVNSGIMDQFAIGMGRAGAGLLLDCETLDYTYAPLDLTGYTIIIMNTNKRRELADSKYNERRAECEAALAYLNQFTSRETLGQWTTSEFTKVAWEDEILMRRARHAISENERTLQALAALEAGELKTFGQLMNASHVSLREDYEVTGIELDTLVEAAWEQPGVLGARMTGAGFGGCAIAIVEDEAVDAFKQAVGEQYEARIGYPATFYTAAVGDGAREIEREVI from the coding sequence ATGACAAACCAGACGTTAGAAGCACAATTTGAACAGCGGTTTGGCTCACCGTCGACGCATCGCTTTTTTGCCCCGGGTCGGATCAATTTAATCGGTGAGCATACGGATTACAATGGCGGTCACGTCTTTCCGTGCGCGTTAACGTTCGGTACGCATGCGATCGCGCGAAAACGAGACGATCAACGTTTCCGCTTCTACTCGCTGAATTTTGAGCAGGACGGCATCATCGAAGTCGCACTCGAAGAACTGGCGTATGACGCGAAGCACGGTTGGGCGAACTATGCGAAGGGTATGATTTCAGTCCTACAGGAAGCAGGATACCGAATCAATACAGGATGCGACATCTTGATTCAAGGTGACATCCCGAACGGAGCCGGTCTTTCGTCATCCGCTTCACTTGAACTCGTCATCGGAGTCTTGCTCGATCGATTGTATGGATTAGACATTCCACGTCTTGATCTCGTTCGGTTTGGTCAACAGGTCGAAAACCGTTATATCGGCGTCAATAGTGGTATCATGGATCAATTTGCGATCGGTATGGGGAGAGCGGGAGCGGGATTGTTGCTCGATTGTGAGACGCTCGACTATACGTATGCCCCACTCGATTTGACGGGATATACGATCATCATCATGAATACGAACAAACGCCGTGAACTGGCAGATTCGAAATATAATGAACGCCGGGCGGAATGTGAGGCAGCACTCGCTTATCTCAATCAGTTCACATCACGGGAAACGCTTGGACAATGGACGACGTCAGAATTCACGAAAGTCGCATGGGAAGACGAAATCTTGATGCGTCGTGCCCGACACGCGATTTCAGAAAATGAACGAACACTTCAAGCACTAGCGGCACTCGAAGCGGGAGAACTGAAGACGTTCGGTCAGTTGATGAATGCGTCACACGTCTCGTTACGGGAAGATTATGAAGTGACAGGGATTGAACTCGATACACTCGTCGAAGCCGCTTGGGAGCAACCGGGCGTGCTCGGCGCACGGATGACAGGTGCTGGTTTTGGTGGCTGTGCGATTGCGATCGTTGAAGACGAGGCAGTCGACGCGTTCAAACAAGCTGTCGGCGAACAATATGAAGCAAGGATCGGTTACCCAGCGACGTTCTATACGGCGGCGGTCGGTGACGGAGCACGTGAAATCGAACGGGAGGTCATCTAA